In the genome of Streptomyces globosus, one region contains:
- a CDS encoding FAD-dependent oxidoreductase, translating into MNSAEQTDVLVVGSGFGGAIAAYHLAAGGASVTVLERGPWLTAEDAEHDYKLGSSYTRGFDFTVGDGMSILGGNCVGGGSVVYFASMPRAPRFVFERRGSIGRRMWPAAVSRDTLEPWYDRVAEALPVTPQDWHDVTYAGGLWAAACDHAGRTANPLPVAIDTAACVNCNWMMAGCRFDAKRSLLLNYLPAAVAHGAVIRPLHEVQAISRTDGGGYRIRYHVIDDEDYRITTGSGAIDAKIVVLAAGAGATPVILQRSEAGLGPMPHAVGRYFSGNGERLNTAVVNEDRVAEVLGLSRGEGAPAYGANPIGRGPTVASWDRLDGSLPEYSRYSLEQLYFPPGLGTILAQAPDAGDGPTWFGRDKKRMLSRWNSWLTIFTMSEDDNEGVFGPPPATGNAMRISQQMLGRGNLRYEPTANTRHGWAASDAEVKDILERDGIARVRPWTNDVVGAYTVHPLASCRMGDDPATSALDDRNELRGHPGIFVTDGSAVPGALTVNPAMTIAAVAERAVPGIVRAARERGVAVRYGAPAPDGSTSGRRGVLPLIRT; encoded by the coding sequence ATGAACAGTGCGGAGCAGACCGACGTCCTCGTGGTCGGCAGCGGCTTCGGCGGCGCGATCGCCGCCTACCACCTTGCCGCCGGAGGGGCTTCGGTGACCGTGCTCGAACGCGGCCCCTGGCTCACCGCCGAGGACGCCGAGCACGACTACAAGCTCGGCTCCTCCTACACGCGCGGCTTCGACTTCACCGTCGGGGACGGCATGAGCATCCTCGGCGGCAACTGCGTGGGCGGCGGCAGCGTCGTCTACTTCGCCTCCATGCCCCGAGCCCCCCGGTTCGTCTTCGAACGCCGCGGCAGCATCGGCCGCCGGATGTGGCCGGCCGCAGTCAGCCGTGACACCCTGGAGCCCTGGTACGACCGGGTCGCCGAGGCCCTGCCCGTCACTCCGCAGGACTGGCACGACGTCACCTACGCGGGCGGTCTGTGGGCCGCAGCCTGCGACCACGCGGGCCGGACCGCCAACCCGCTGCCCGTCGCCATCGACACCGCCGCCTGCGTCAACTGCAACTGGATGATGGCCGGCTGCCGCTTCGACGCCAAGCGGTCCCTGCTCCTGAACTACCTGCCCGCCGCCGTCGCCCACGGCGCCGTGATCCGCCCGCTGCACGAGGTGCAGGCCATCTCCCGTACGGACGGCGGCGGTTACCGCATCCGCTACCACGTCATCGACGACGAGGACTACCGGATCACCACCGGATCCGGTGCGATCGACGCCAAGATCGTCGTACTCGCCGCCGGGGCCGGCGCCACCCCCGTCATCCTCCAGCGCAGCGAGGCCGGCCTCGGCCCCATGCCGCACGCCGTCGGCCGGTACTTCTCCGGCAACGGCGAACGGCTCAACACCGCGGTCGTGAACGAGGACCGGGTCGCCGAAGTCCTCGGCCTGTCCCGCGGCGAGGGCGCACCCGCCTACGGCGCCAACCCGATCGGCCGCGGCCCCACCGTTGCCAGCTGGGACCGCCTCGACGGCTCGCTGCCCGAGTACTCCCGCTACTCCCTGGAACAGCTCTACTTCCCGCCCGGCCTCGGCACCATCCTCGCCCAGGCCCCGGACGCCGGCGACGGACCCACCTGGTTCGGCCGGGACAAGAAGCGGATGCTCTCCCGCTGGAACTCCTGGCTGACCATCTTCACCATGAGCGAGGACGACAACGAGGGCGTGTTCGGCCCGCCGCCCGCCACCGGAAACGCCATGCGCATCTCCCAGCAGATGCTGGGCCGCGGCAACCTGAGATACGAGCCCACCGCCAACACCCGGCACGGCTGGGCCGCCTCGGACGCCGAGGTCAAGGACATCCTCGAACGCGACGGCATCGCCCGGGTCCGGCCCTGGACCAACGACGTCGTCGGCGCCTACACGGTGCACCCCCTCGCCTCCTGCCGGATGGGCGACGACCCCGCGACGTCCGCCCTCGACGACCGCAACGAACTCCGCGGCCACCCGGGCATCTTCGTCACCGACGGCTCCGCCGTCCCCGGCGCCCTCACCGTCAACCCCGCCATGACCATCGCTGCGGTCGCCGAGCGCGCCGTCCCCGGCATCGTCCGGGCCGCCCGGGAGCGCGGCGTGGCCGTCCGCTACGGGGCACCGGCCCCGGACGGCTCCACCAGCGGACGACGGGGCGTGCTGCCCCTGATCCGGACGTGA
- a CDS encoding SgcJ/EcaC family oxidoreductase produces MTDMNRDKDRAAIAEVPERMMAAWAAQDAAAVAALFTEDATMILPGDVYKKGRAEVKGFMDFGYAGPFKGTRVVGAPKDLRFMGADTAVLITQGGVLAPGETTVAPEREIRATWVLARQDGQWFIAAYQNSPVNLPS; encoded by the coding sequence ATGACGGACATGAACAGGGACAAGGACCGGGCGGCCATCGCGGAGGTCCCCGAGCGCATGATGGCGGCCTGGGCCGCGCAGGACGCGGCGGCCGTCGCCGCCCTGTTCACCGAGGACGCCACGATGATCCTCCCCGGGGACGTCTACAAGAAGGGCCGCGCCGAGGTCAAGGGGTTCATGGACTTCGGGTACGCGGGGCCGTTCAAGGGCACCAGGGTTGTGGGGGCGCCGAAGGACCTCCGCTTCATGGGTGCCGACACGGCGGTGCTGATCACTCAGGGCGGGGTGCTCGCGCCCGGCGAGACGACCGTCGCCCCCGAACGCGAGATCCGGGCGACCTGGGTACTGGCCAGGCAGGACGGCCAGTGGTTCATCGCGGCCTACCAGAACAGCCCGGTCAACCTGCCGTCCTGA
- a CDS encoding AraC family transcriptional regulator, with the protein METTIERAVTRVISSMQDNLGQELTIDEMAKTALFSKFHFTRIFKNATGITPGRFLSALRLERAKHLLVTTELNIADISNLVGYQSVGTFSSRFKNSVGMAPSAYRRLGGFTDEIQPAGPPPGDRTRPVSLRGTVLPPEDGQAGHVFIGLFPECIPQGQPVRCAVLDRPGPYVLEDVPEGTWYVLMQSVPYGMEELDGIRSDGAPSIGTYGPVTVGSNTLLKPADVRLRAMRALDPPVLLALLDMRMHALTRVAG; encoded by the coding sequence ATGGAAACCACCATCGAACGCGCCGTCACCCGGGTCATCAGCAGCATGCAGGATAACCTCGGGCAGGAACTCACCATCGACGAGATGGCCAAGACCGCGCTCTTCAGCAAGTTCCACTTCACCCGGATATTCAAGAACGCCACCGGGATCACTCCCGGGCGCTTCCTTTCGGCACTGCGGCTGGAGCGGGCGAAGCACCTGCTGGTGACCACCGAACTCAACATCGCCGACATCAGCAATCTGGTCGGCTACCAGAGTGTCGGCACCTTCAGTTCACGGTTCAAGAATTCCGTGGGAATGGCTCCGTCCGCATATCGCCGGCTGGGCGGCTTCACCGACGAGATCCAGCCCGCCGGGCCTCCCCCCGGCGACCGGACCCGCCCGGTGTCGCTGCGCGGCACCGTGCTGCCCCCGGAGGACGGCCAGGCGGGCCACGTCTTCATCGGCCTGTTCCCCGAGTGCATCCCGCAGGGCCAGCCGGTGCGCTGCGCGGTCCTCGACCGGCCGGGGCCCTACGTCCTGGAGGACGTCCCCGAGGGCACCTGGTACGTCCTCATGCAGTCGGTCCCGTACGGGATGGAGGAGCTGGACGGCATCCGCTCGGACGGCGCTCCCTCCATCGGCACGTACGGGCCGGTGACGGTGGGCTCGAACACGCTGCTCAAGCCGGCGGATGTGCGGCTGCGCGCGATGCGCGCGCTCGATCCGCCCGTACTGCTGGCGCTGCTGGACATGAGAATGCACGCGCTGACGCGAGTGGCCGGCTGA
- a CDS encoding carboxymuconolactone decarboxylase family protein gives MNHRTGLDLLPVRRLVRTALRGALARTRYVAVVRPEHAEGTVAAVYTQAERDFGVLAPPIALHAAAPDILAAAWALLRETLLVPGRVDRAAREAVAAAVSEANACRYCVEVHGAMVRTMTGRQGPPGGPGAAGQDGRIGRWVRGSGGGPPAGPPGTPEELPEYAGVAVAFHYLNRMVSVFLDDSPLPAATPAAARGTVMRMVTEAMRPRDPAGPLPGAALELLPAAPLPADLAWAAGSPSVAGAFARAAAAVEAGGARALPPDARELVRARLAAADGTALGPSRAWALAAVRDLPAADRPAARLALLTGLAAYQVVPDDITEFRAAADPADDRALIELTAWAALTAARLAGRRLTRSATGEKTPRSP, from the coding sequence GTGAACCACCGCACCGGGCTCGACCTGCTCCCCGTGCGACGGCTCGTCCGCACCGCGCTGCGCGGGGCCCTGGCCCGGACCCGGTACGTCGCCGTGGTCCGGCCGGAGCACGCCGAAGGCACCGTGGCCGCCGTCTACACGCAGGCGGAACGCGACTTCGGCGTGCTCGCCCCGCCCATCGCCCTGCACGCGGCGGCCCCCGACATCCTGGCCGCGGCCTGGGCGCTGCTGCGCGAGACGCTGCTCGTGCCCGGCCGGGTGGACCGGGCGGCCAGGGAGGCGGTGGCCGCCGCCGTGTCCGAGGCCAACGCCTGCCGGTACTGCGTGGAGGTGCACGGGGCGATGGTGCGCACCATGACGGGCCGTCAGGGGCCGCCCGGGGGCCCAGGCGCCGCAGGCCAGGACGGACGGATCGGGCGCTGGGTGCGGGGGAGCGGCGGCGGCCCCCCGGCCGGCCCGCCCGGAACCCCGGAGGAACTCCCGGAGTACGCCGGGGTCGCGGTCGCCTTCCACTACCTCAACCGGATGGTGAGCGTCTTCCTCGACGACTCGCCCCTGCCTGCGGCGACCCCGGCGGCCGCCCGCGGCACCGTCATGCGCATGGTCACCGAGGCGATGCGGCCCCGCGACCCGGCCGGCCCGCTGCCCGGCGCCGCCCTGGAGCTGCTGCCGGCGGCGCCGCTGCCCGCCGATCTGGCCTGGGCGGCAGGAAGCCCGTCCGTCGCCGGTGCGTTCGCCCGCGCGGCGGCGGCCGTCGAGGCCGGCGGAGCCCGGGCGCTGCCGCCGGACGCCCGAGAGCTGGTGCGCGCCCGGCTGGCCGCGGCGGACGGCACGGCCCTGGGCCCGAGCCGGGCCTGGGCCCTGGCCGCGGTACGCGACCTGCCCGCGGCGGACCGCCCGGCCGCCCGGCTGGCCCTGCTCACGGGGCTGGCCGCCTACCAGGTCGTACCGGACGACATCACCGAGTTCCGGGCGGCGGCGGACCCGGCCGACGACCGGGCGCTGATCGAACTCACCGCCTGGGCCGCCCTCACCGCGGCCCGCCTCGCCGGCCGGCGCCTGACCCGCTCCGCAACAGGCGAGAAGACACCGCGCTCCCCGTGA
- a CDS encoding cytochrome P450 has product MNPASRSRAGRTPPGPRRTELPSLFRKLVTDRLELLSQAAGLGDAVRVAMGPRTLYIFNHPDHAKHVLADNSANYHKGIGLTEAKRALGDGLLTSEGALWREQRRTAQPSFQVKHLAAQAGVIAEEAAKLTARLRARQGEGVVDLTEEFTTLTLGVLGRTLLDADLSAYGSVGHAFEAVQDQAMFEMVTQGMVPLWAPLPKQRRFRRARTELQDAVERLVRDRGAAAEGLLARLIESAGRQPDPGLARQRLRDDLVTLLLTGHETTASSLSWTFHLLDRNPEAAALVRAEAERVLGDRDPVYEDLTRLRYTAMVVHEAMRLYPPVWILTRRAVNADEVGGYHVPAGADVLVCPYTLHRHPRFWDDPERFDPERFDPGRPADRPRYAYIPFGAGPRFCIGNNLGLMEAVFVTAMVTRELTLSTPPGHRVVPEAMLSLRVKGGLPVRVRAAAG; this is encoded by the coding sequence GTGAACCCGGCATCCCGGAGCCGGGCCGGGCGCACCCCGCCCGGCCCCCGGCGCACCGAACTCCCCTCCCTCTTCCGCAAGCTGGTCACCGACCGGCTGGAGCTGCTGAGCCAGGCCGCCGGCCTCGGAGACGCCGTCCGCGTCGCCATGGGGCCGCGGACGCTCTACATCTTCAACCACCCCGACCACGCCAAACACGTGCTGGCCGACAACAGCGCCAACTACCACAAGGGCATCGGTCTCACCGAGGCCAAACGTGCCCTCGGCGACGGCCTGCTCACCAGCGAGGGCGCGCTGTGGCGCGAGCAGCGCCGCACCGCCCAGCCGTCCTTCCAGGTCAAGCACCTCGCCGCGCAGGCGGGGGTGATCGCGGAGGAGGCGGCCAAGCTGACCGCCCGGCTGCGAGCCCGGCAGGGCGAAGGCGTGGTCGACCTCACCGAGGAGTTCACCACCCTCACCCTCGGCGTGCTGGGCCGCACGCTGCTGGACGCGGACCTGTCCGCGTACGGATCGGTCGGCCACGCCTTCGAGGCGGTGCAGGACCAGGCCATGTTCGAGATGGTCACCCAGGGCATGGTGCCGCTGTGGGCGCCGCTGCCCAAGCAGCGGAGGTTCCGGCGGGCCCGTACGGAACTCCAGGACGCCGTGGAGCGGCTCGTCCGCGACCGCGGCGCCGCCGCCGAGGGTCTGCTGGCCCGGCTGATCGAATCCGCCGGGCGGCAACCCGACCCCGGCCTCGCCCGGCAGCGGCTGCGCGACGACCTGGTGACCCTCCTGCTCACCGGACACGAGACCACCGCCAGCTCACTGAGCTGGACCTTCCACCTGCTGGACCGGAACCCGGAGGCCGCCGCGCTGGTACGCGCCGAGGCGGAGCGGGTGCTGGGCGACCGCGACCCGGTGTACGAGGACCTCACCCGGCTGCGGTACACCGCGATGGTGGTCCACGAGGCCATGCGGCTCTACCCACCGGTGTGGATCCTCACCCGCCGGGCGGTGAACGCCGACGAGGTCGGCGGATACCACGTGCCGGCCGGCGCCGACGTCCTCGTCTGCCCCTACACGCTGCACCGCCACCCCCGGTTCTGGGACGACCCGGAGCGCTTCGACCCGGAGCGCTTCGACCCCGGACGCCCGGCGGACCGGCCCCGGTACGCCTACATCCCGTTCGGTGCCGGGCCGCGGTTCTGCATCGGCAACAACCTCGGGCTGATGGAAGCCGTGTTCGTGACCGCCATGGTCACCCGTGAGCTGACGCTCAGCACACCGCCGGGGCACCGGGTGGTTCCCGAGGCGATGCTTTCGCTGCGGGTCAAAGGCGGGCTGCCGGTCCGGGTGCGGGCCGCCGCAGGGTGA
- a CDS encoding acyl-CoA thioesterase, translated as MADYFEYRHTVGFEETNLVGNVYYVNYLSWQGRCREMFLKLRAPAVLAEIQDDLKLFTLKVDCEFFAEITAFDELSIRMRLADLAQTQLEFTFDYVKLEADGTETLVARGRQRVACMRGPNTATVPSLVPEALLTALEPYAHAAAPRLEQTA; from the coding sequence ATGGCGGACTACTTCGAATACCGGCACACGGTGGGTTTCGAGGAGACCAACCTCGTCGGCAACGTCTACTACGTCAACTACCTCAGCTGGCAGGGCCGCTGCCGGGAGATGTTCCTCAAGCTGCGGGCCCCCGCGGTGCTCGCCGAGATCCAGGACGACCTCAAGCTGTTCACCCTGAAGGTCGACTGCGAGTTCTTCGCCGAGATCACCGCGTTCGACGAACTGTCCATCCGCATGCGGCTGGCCGATCTCGCCCAGACCCAGCTGGAGTTCACCTTCGACTACGTCAAACTGGAGGCGGACGGCACCGAGACCCTCGTCGCCCGCGGCCGGCAGCGCGTCGCCTGCATGCGCGGGCCGAACACCGCGACGGTGCCGTCCCTCGTTCCCGAGGCGCTGCTCACGGCCCTTGAACCGTACGCGCACGCCGCAGCGCCCCGGCTGGAGCAGACCGCATGA
- a CDS encoding flavin reductase family protein yields MRPGSGSGAGPTDVTDPGQLRQIFGSFATGITVVTVGGDAPHGMTANSFASVSLDPPLVLVCVADDALMHKVLEAADHFGISILAAGQDQVARHFSDGSRPQGLRQFDAVRWRPGPATGAPLIDDALAHLECAMWRRYDGGDHTIFLGEVVRMRRRPDQDALLFAGGRYARLAPHRREAVA; encoded by the coding sequence ATGAGGCCCGGCTCCGGGTCCGGGGCCGGACCGACCGACGTGACCGACCCCGGCCAACTGCGCCAGATCTTCGGCAGCTTCGCCACCGGCATCACCGTGGTCACGGTCGGCGGGGACGCCCCGCACGGCATGACCGCGAACTCCTTCGCCTCCGTCTCGCTGGACCCGCCCCTGGTGCTGGTGTGCGTCGCCGACGACGCCCTCATGCACAAGGTCCTGGAAGCCGCGGACCACTTCGGCATCTCCATCCTCGCGGCCGGCCAGGACCAGGTGGCCCGGCACTTCTCGGACGGCTCCCGTCCGCAGGGGCTGCGGCAGTTCGACGCGGTGCGCTGGCGGCCCGGTCCGGCCACCGGCGCGCCGCTCATCGACGACGCCCTGGCCCACCTGGAGTGCGCCATGTGGCGCCGCTACGACGGCGGAGACCACACGATCTTCCTCGGCGAGGTGGTACGGATGAGACGCCGCCCGGACCAGGACGCCCTGCTGTTCGCCGGCGGGCGCTACGCCCGCCTGGCGCCGCACCGGAGGGAGGCCGTCGCGTGA
- a CDS encoding TIGR03084 family metal-binding protein: MSDLQNVLKDLTTAADDTERMVADLTEEQWALPTPASGWTVADQVAHMSFIFRLAGTAASDPAAFAAMTEQAKGDFDGAVNAALHAYPRHDPAALLARWRAERTACIDALAVVPPGQVVPWLVNPLPPVVLACAGIMETFAHGQDIADALRIRREPAEWLRHLVGFAVLTRDFGYQARGLTPPAEPFRFEITGPSGELWEHGPADAAERVSGPAHDFCLLVTRRRHRADLAVTAAGPAAEHWLDIAQAYRGPAGEGRKPGQFADLPA, translated from the coding sequence ATGTCCGATCTGCAGAACGTGCTCAAGGACCTGACCACCGCGGCCGACGACACCGAGCGGATGGTGGCCGACCTCACCGAGGAGCAGTGGGCGCTGCCGACCCCGGCGAGCGGCTGGACGGTCGCCGACCAGGTCGCCCACATGTCCTTCATCTTCCGCCTCGCCGGCACGGCGGCCTCGGACCCGGCTGCCTTCGCCGCCATGACCGAGCAGGCCAAGGGCGACTTCGACGGCGCCGTGAACGCCGCCCTGCACGCCTACCCGCGCCACGACCCCGCCGCGCTGCTGGCACGCTGGCGGGCGGAGCGCACCGCCTGCATCGACGCGCTCGCTGTCGTCCCGCCCGGCCAGGTCGTGCCCTGGCTGGTCAACCCGCTGCCGCCGGTCGTGCTCGCCTGCGCCGGGATCATGGAGACCTTCGCGCACGGACAGGACATCGCCGACGCCCTCCGCATCCGCCGGGAGCCCGCCGAGTGGCTGCGCCACCTCGTCGGATTCGCCGTGCTCACCCGGGACTTCGGCTACCAGGCGCGCGGCCTGACGCCGCCCGCCGAGCCGTTCCGGTTCGAGATCACCGGGCCGTCGGGTGAGCTGTGGGAGCACGGTCCGGCCGACGCCGCCGAGCGGGTCTCCGGTCCGGCCCACGACTTCTGCCTGCTGGTCACCCGCCGCCGGCACCGCGCCGACCTGGCGGTGACCGCCGCCGGCCCGGCCGCCGAGCACTGGCTGGACATCGCCCAGGCGTACCGCGGCCCGGCGGGCGAGGGCAGGAAGCCCGGCCAGTTCGCCGACCTCCCCGCCTGA
- a CDS encoding DUF5987 family protein — MEAYADTIVPGEKRWPGDAAIAGAADGGGAVAAGAIQLLEWDATGLTEGLDDLADLLNRHARTYADGRGLALDTALPPFVALDFGHRTALVAELTAPGHPEKEFWVLLALFSNMAYDSAAHMHTADAIAQGHPGLAAMGVVPPGPDRLWRFDQHSYGRRLARVHPDTTPSGSPA; from the coding sequence TTGGAGGCTTATGCAGACACGATTGTTCCCGGTGAAAAGCGCTGGCCCGGCGATGCGGCGATCGCCGGCGCGGCCGACGGCGGCGGAGCCGTCGCGGCCGGTGCGATCCAACTGCTGGAGTGGGACGCCACCGGTCTGACCGAGGGCCTGGACGACCTCGCCGATCTGCTCAACCGGCACGCGCGCACGTACGCGGACGGACGCGGACTCGCTCTGGACACGGCACTCCCGCCGTTCGTGGCCCTGGACTTCGGGCACAGGACAGCCTTGGTGGCGGAGCTGACAGCGCCGGGCCACCCCGAGAAGGAATTCTGGGTGCTTCTGGCCCTCTTCAGCAACATGGCTTACGACTCCGCTGCGCATATGCACACCGCAGACGCCATCGCCCAGGGCCACCCCGGCCTGGCCGCGATGGGGGTCGTACCGCCCGGCCCGGACCGCCTCTGGCGCTTTGACCAGCACTCCTACGGCCGTCGGCTGGCCCGCGTCCACCCCGACACCACCCCCTCAGGGAGCCCGGCATGA
- a CDS encoding ParB/RepB/Spo0J family partition protein, with the protein MTRLRPADSPRLAGIDAEHVRRLTETSDALPPILVHRATMRVIDGMHRLHAAVLRGRHDIEALYFDGSPDEAFRRAVQENIAHGLPLSLSDRKAAARRILTADPQISDRAVAACVGLSGKTVAALRRLSGAESAHLNTRIGADGRSYPLDGTRGRLLAVQLIAERPDAPLREIARDAGVSVGTAHTIRGRIRRGETPVPAGSPAAQELRASLTPSAPESAPALSCRAFPEVLRSLSRDPSLRSTEAGRQLLRWLHTQPVLTDDWHHRLDALPAHCTDSVAALARKCAEVWQQIAREVERPKGR; encoded by the coding sequence GTGACACGGCTGCGGCCCGCCGACTCCCCGCGGCTGGCCGGAATCGACGCCGAACACGTCCGCCGGCTGACGGAGACGTCCGACGCCCTCCCGCCGATCCTGGTGCACCGCGCCACCATGCGCGTCATCGACGGCATGCACCGCCTGCACGCGGCCGTCCTGCGCGGCCGTCACGACATCGAGGCCCTGTACTTCGACGGCAGCCCGGACGAGGCCTTCCGGCGGGCCGTGCAGGAGAACATCGCGCACGGCCTGCCCCTGTCCCTCTCCGACCGCAAGGCGGCGGCCCGGCGCATCCTGACCGCCGACCCGCAGATCTCCGACCGGGCGGTGGCGGCGTGCGTCGGGCTGTCCGGCAAGACCGTGGCCGCCCTGCGCAGGCTTTCAGGCGCGGAATCCGCGCACCTGAACACCCGGATCGGCGCCGACGGCCGCAGCTACCCGCTGGACGGCACCCGGGGCCGGCTGCTCGCCGTGCAGCTCATCGCCGAGCGGCCGGACGCGCCACTGCGGGAGATCGCCCGGGACGCGGGCGTCTCGGTGGGGACCGCGCACACCATCCGCGGCCGGATCCGGCGCGGCGAGACACCCGTACCGGCCGGCTCGCCCGCGGCGCAGGAGTTACGCGCGTCACTCACGCCGTCCGCACCCGAATCGGCGCCGGCGCTGTCCTGCCGGGCCTTCCCGGAGGTGCTGCGCAGCCTGAGCCGGGACCCGTCGCTGCGCAGCACGGAGGCCGGCCGGCAGCTGCTGCGGTGGCTGCACACCCAGCCTGTCCTGACCGACGACTGGCACCACCGGCTCGACGCACTTCCCGCGCACTGCACGGACAGCGTCGCCGCGCTCGCCAGGAAATGCGCGGAGGTCTGGCAGCAGATCGCCAGGGAGGTCGAGCGACCGAAGGGGCGTTGA